The following coding sequences lie in one Anguilla rostrata isolate EN2019 chromosome 8, ASM1855537v3, whole genome shotgun sequence genomic window:
- the vsig8b gene encoding V-set and immunoglobulin domain-containing protein 8b isoform X1 encodes MALTVDYCPTVRFSKGLSMNRPSMGSRTLWTVVCVITVFLRAGITGAMQVTSSGPQTIQKALDEKVNLGCTFISGASDTGELDIEWTMVSPDMTQKDMPILSYTGQKKYLHGPQSLMKRLDFITVDPSLGDASISISGLLVSDAGTYQCKVKKAPGVDMRKVTLVVMVPPSVPKCWVEGGEEIGGPVSLRCKSSQGSIPISYTWKRESGGAIPPVATQNTLTGELLFTNHSESYKGNYLCEVKNAVGQQSCRYTLQAVQPTNKTAVIVGAVIGALLLLLLLLLLIWLLVCLCHKRRYQKEVANEIREDAPAPESRPGSRNSSFRSVMGYRAHPGIYSSVRNAKWIGSERGSVQSNRSRTAPPTNSQAAPLKYDSRYGYPV; translated from the exons ATGGCTTTAACTGTGGATTATTGTCCTACAGTCAG GTTTTCAAAAGGCCTTAGCATGAACAGGCCCAGCATGGGCTCCAGAACACTGTGGACTGTGGTCTGCGTAATAACAGTCTTCCTGAGGGCAG GTATCACTGGGGCCATGCAGGTGACCTCCTCGGGGCCTCAGACCATTCAAAAGGCCCTGGACGAAAAGGTGAACCTGGGCTGCACGTTCATATCGGGTGCTTCTGATACGGGAGAGCTGGACATCGAGTGGACCATGGTCAGCCCCGACATGACCCAGAAAGACATGCCG ATCTTATCTTACACGGGCCAGAAGAAGTACCTCCACGGCCCTCAGAGCCTAATGAAGAGGCTGGACTTCATCACGGTCGACCCCAGCCTGGGAGACGCCTCCATCTCCATATCTGGCCTGCTGGTATCCGACGCGGGCACTTACCAGTGCAAAGTGAAGAAGGCTCCGGGCGTTGACATGCGGAAGGTCACCCTTGTTGTGATGG TGCCCCCATCAGTGCCCAAGTGCTGGGTGGAGGGAGGTGAGGAGATCGGGGGCCCGGTCTCCTTGCGCTGCAAGTCGTCTCAGGGATCCATCCCCATCAGCTACACTTGGAAAAGAGAGAGTGGAGGGGCCATTCCACCAGTCGCAACCCAGA ACACTCTGACTGGAGAGCTCCTGTTCACGAATCACTCTGAAAGCTACAAGGGAAACTACTTGTGTGAGGTGAAGAATGCAGTGGGCCAGCAGAGCTGTCGATACACCCTGCAAGCAGTTCAAC CCACCAACAAAACTGCAGTGATCGTGGGTGCCGTGATTGGcgcgctgctgctgttgctcctcctcctgctcctcatcTGGCTTCTGGTTTGCCTCTGCCACAAGCGACGCTATCAGAAGGAGGTGGCCAATGAGATCAG GGAAGATGCCCCGGCCCCGGAGAGCAGGCCTGGCAGCCGGAACTCCAGCTTCCGCTCGGTCATGGGGTATCGTGCCCACCCCGGAATATACAGCTCGGTGAGGAACGCGAAATGGATAGGGTCCGAGCGCGGCAGCGTCCAATCGAACAGGAGCAGGACCGCACCGCCCACCAACAGCCAGGCAGCGCCGCTAAAATACGACAGCAGATACGGATACCCCGTATAG
- the vsig8b gene encoding V-set and immunoglobulin domain-containing protein 8b isoform X2, which produces MNRPSMGSRTLWTVVCVITVFLRAGITGAMQVTSSGPQTIQKALDEKVNLGCTFISGASDTGELDIEWTMVSPDMTQKDMPILSYTGQKKYLHGPQSLMKRLDFITVDPSLGDASISISGLLVSDAGTYQCKVKKAPGVDMRKVTLVVMVPPSVPKCWVEGGEEIGGPVSLRCKSSQGSIPISYTWKRESGGAIPPVATQNTLTGELLFTNHSESYKGNYLCEVKNAVGQQSCRYTLQAVQPTNKTAVIVGAVIGALLLLLLLLLLIWLLVCLCHKRRYQKEVANEIREDAPAPESRPGSRNSSFRSVMGYRAHPGIYSSVRNAKWIGSERGSVQSNRSRTAPPTNSQAAPLKYDSRYGYPV; this is translated from the exons ATGAACAGGCCCAGCATGGGCTCCAGAACACTGTGGACTGTGGTCTGCGTAATAACAGTCTTCCTGAGGGCAG GTATCACTGGGGCCATGCAGGTGACCTCCTCGGGGCCTCAGACCATTCAAAAGGCCCTGGACGAAAAGGTGAACCTGGGCTGCACGTTCATATCGGGTGCTTCTGATACGGGAGAGCTGGACATCGAGTGGACCATGGTCAGCCCCGACATGACCCAGAAAGACATGCCG ATCTTATCTTACACGGGCCAGAAGAAGTACCTCCACGGCCCTCAGAGCCTAATGAAGAGGCTGGACTTCATCACGGTCGACCCCAGCCTGGGAGACGCCTCCATCTCCATATCTGGCCTGCTGGTATCCGACGCGGGCACTTACCAGTGCAAAGTGAAGAAGGCTCCGGGCGTTGACATGCGGAAGGTCACCCTTGTTGTGATGG TGCCCCCATCAGTGCCCAAGTGCTGGGTGGAGGGAGGTGAGGAGATCGGGGGCCCGGTCTCCTTGCGCTGCAAGTCGTCTCAGGGATCCATCCCCATCAGCTACACTTGGAAAAGAGAGAGTGGAGGGGCCATTCCACCAGTCGCAACCCAGA ACACTCTGACTGGAGAGCTCCTGTTCACGAATCACTCTGAAAGCTACAAGGGAAACTACTTGTGTGAGGTGAAGAATGCAGTGGGCCAGCAGAGCTGTCGATACACCCTGCAAGCAGTTCAAC CCACCAACAAAACTGCAGTGATCGTGGGTGCCGTGATTGGcgcgctgctgctgttgctcctcctcctgctcctcatcTGGCTTCTGGTTTGCCTCTGCCACAAGCGACGCTATCAGAAGGAGGTGGCCAATGAGATCAG GGAAGATGCCCCGGCCCCGGAGAGCAGGCCTGGCAGCCGGAACTCCAGCTTCCGCTCGGTCATGGGGTATCGTGCCCACCCCGGAATATACAGCTCGGTGAGGAACGCGAAATGGATAGGGTCCGAGCGCGGCAGCGTCCAATCGAACAGGAGCAGGACCGCACCGCCCACCAACAGCCAGGCAGCGCCGCTAAAATACGACAGCAGATACGGATACCCCGTATAG
- the LOC135261340 gene encoding taste receptor type 2 member 39 encodes MLLSGDRTVIWVLIGVVAVFTIFFNVYIVLVSLRHYRENGHWLPCETIITAFALGSTTHQVVSYFFISLDKMDTYCILEDHVLSTLLVIIYSLKFCIVWLTAFLAFYYSTKLVVEPIHCYTKIQEAILKHVTTVVVVIYLCGFGSCMPMMAAFDHLHSNVDTYDCGILRPKGSQGVAYMAYYLLMSDIIPGLIMVKSSISISVHLAIHLRHMKASTNGFHTPKLGAEMRVIRMSLGLIAIFICFLVVDLYVHYVNTVQNQNVLPLTVLFSSIYTAMSSLVLIYGKKTLWKELLHMFNLFLDEYPCLSCLKVPEKKPDTNATPGH; translated from the coding sequence ATGTTGCTGAGTGGAGACAGGACGGTCATCTGGGTACTGATCGGTGTGGTTGCCGTGTTCACAATATTCTTCAATGTCTACATAGTGCTGGTAAGCCTGCGGCATTACAGGGAGAACGGGCACTGGCTCCCCTGTGAGACCATCATCACAGCATTCGCTCTGGGCAGCACCACTCACCAGGTTGTCTCCTACTTTTTTATATCCCTGGACAAGATGGACACCTACTGCATCCTGGAAGATCATGTGCTGTCCACTCTGCTGGTGATAATCTACAGCCTGAAGTTCTGTATCGTGTGGCTCACAGCATTCCTGGCATTTTACTACAGCACAAAGCTGGTGGTTGAGCCCATCCACTGCTACACCAAGATACAGGAAGCTATCCTGAAGCATGTCACAACTGTGGTCGTGGTCATCTATCTGTGCGGGTTCGGCAGCTGCATGCCAATGATGGCTGCCTTCGACCACCTCCACAGCAACGTGGATACCTACGACTGTGGCATCCTGAGGCCAAAGGGCAGCCAAGGTGTAGCGTACATGGCATACTACCTGCTCATGTCTGACATCATCCCTGGTCTGATCATGGTGAAGAGCAGCATCTCCATCAGTGTCCACTTAGCCATTCACCTACGCCACATGAAAGCTAGCACCAACGGGTTCCACACGCCCAAGCTGGGCGCTGAGATGCGTGTGATCCGCATGAGCCTGGGACTGATTGCGATCTTCATCTGCTTCCTGGTCGTGGACCTCTATGTGCACTACGTGAACACAGTCCAGAACCAGAACGTCTTACCGCTTACCGTCCTCTTCTCCTCAATCTACACAGCCATGAGTTCCCTGGTGCTGATCTATGGAAAAAAGACCTTATGGAAGGAACTCCTCCATATGTTCAACCTCTTCCTGGATGAGTACCCCTGTCTCTCCTGCCTCAAAGTTCCAGAGAAGAAGCCAGACACAAATGCCACCCCAGGACACTGA